A genomic window from Triticum urartu cultivar G1812 chromosome 7, Tu2.1, whole genome shotgun sequence includes:
- the LOC125524188 gene encoding U-box domain-containing protein 52-like — protein sequence MGRYDGGKEAADTQLGYPLVAVCIDKDKNSQNALKWAIDSIVGKGQTIVLVHVNTKGVSGGVEDAAGFKQPTDPSLKDLFLPFRCFCTRKDIQCKDVVLDDHDVGKSIIEFAAHGAVEKLVTGACTRGGFVRFKADIPTTICKGAPDFCTVYVINKGNKVSAQRNSIRPAPRVSPLRSQIVNMSAAAAAKPPEPAVPVPTNQKWSMSSRGSDNGETPRVDTIIRSPFTRGSMGPTRKSYADLSHMSMPDSADISFVSSGGRRSTADVSDISFISSNGGRRSIDYYQQSAPRMSNGSSLDSYDHSFEMTPNKWGGDSFTGGDMSFSQSSASSFCSSGMDDVEAEMKRLRLELKQTMDMYSTACKEALNAKQKANELQRWKAEEEQKRQDQHITEESALQMIEREKAKAKAAMEAAEASQRIAELEVQKRISAEKKLLKEAEERKHRGGGGGGGELRYRRYTIEEIEQATSHFDDARKVGEGGYGPVYNGYLDHTQVAIKVLRPDAAQGRSQFQQEVEVLSCIRHPNMVLLLGACPEYGCLVYEYMANGSLDDCLFRRGGATGGPVIPWQHRFRICAEIATGLLFLHQKKPEPLVHRDLKPGNILLDRNYVSKISDVGLARLVPPTVADTVTQYRMTSTAGTFCYIDPEYQQTGMLGVKSDVYSLGVMLLQIITAKPPMGLTHHIGRALERGTLGELLDPAVPDWPVEEAQCLAEMALRCCELRRKDRPDLGNVVLPELNRLRALGEDNMQFCGGAIRGGHAGGMHSSAYQSNVTASRAAEANNDPYPMKSVFSRASEAAMPPRRTNV from the exons ATGGGGAGGTACGACGGCGGGAAGGAGGCGGCGGACACGCAGCTGGGCTACCCGCTGGTGGCGGTGTGCATCGACAAGGACAAGAACAGCCAGAACGCGCTCAAGTGGGCCATCGACAGCATCGTGGGCAAGGGCCAGACCATCGTCCTCGTCCACGTCAACACCAAGGGCGTCTCCGGCGGCGTGGAGGACGCCGCCGGGTTCAAGCAGCCCACCGACCCGAGCCTCAAGGATCTCTTCCTCCCGTTCCGCTGCTTCTGCACCCGCAAGGACATCCAGTGCAAGGATGTGGTGCTCGACGACCACGACGTCGGCAAGTCCATCATCGAGTTCGCCGCCCACGGCGCCGTCGAGAAGCTCGTCACCGGCGCCTGCACGCGCGGCGGCTTCGTCAGGTTCAAGGCCGACATCCCGACCACCATCTGCAAGGGCGCGCCGGACTTCTGCACCGTCTACGTGATCAACAAGGGCAACAAGGTGTCGGCGCAGCGCAACTCCATCCGCCCGGCGCCGCGCGTGTCCCCGCTCCGGTCGCAGATCGTCAACATGAGCGCCGCGGCGGCCGCCAAGCCGCCCGAGCCGGCCGTGCCGGTGCCTACGAACCAGAAGTGGTCGATGTCGTCCAGGGGCAGCGATAACGGGGAGACACCGAGGGTGGATACCATCATCCGCTCGCCGTTCACGCGCGGGTCCATGGGCCCGACCAGGAAGTCGTACGCCGACCTGAGCCACATGTCCATGCCGGACTCGGCCGACATCTCCTTTGTCAGCAGCGGCGGCCGCCGGTCCACCGCGGATGTGTCGGACATCTCCTTCATCAGCAGCAACGGCGGCCGCCGGAGCATCGACTACTACCAGCAGTCCGCGCCGCGCATGTCCAACGGCTCCTCCCTGGACAGCTACGACCACAGCTTCGAGATGACGCCCAACAAGTGGGGCGGCGACTCCTTCACCGGCGGCGACATGTCCTTCTCGCAGAGCAGCGCCTCCTCCTTCTGCTCTAGCGGCATGGACGACGTGGAGGCCGAGATGAAGCGGCTCCGTCTGGAGCTGAAGCAGACCATGGACATGTACAGCACCGCCTGCAAGGAGGCGCTGAACGCCAAGCAGAAGGCGAACGAGCTGCAGCGGTGGAAGGCGGAGGAGGAGCAGAAGAGGCAGGACCAGCACATCACGGAGGAGTCGGCGCTGCAGATGATCGAGCGcgagaaggccaaggccaaggcggccatggaggcggcggaggcgtcgCAGAGGATCGCCGAGCTGGAGGTGCAGAAGCGGATCAGCGCGGAGAAGAAGCTGCTCAAGGAAGCCGAGGAGCGCAAGCAccgcggcggtggcggcggcggcggcgagctccggtACCGCCGGTACACCATCGAGGAGATCGAGCAGGCCACGTCGCACTTCGACGACGCGCGCAAGGTCGGCGAGGGCGGCTACGGGCCCGTGTACAACGGCTACCTCGACCACACCCAGGTCGCCATCAAGGTGCTCCGGCCGGACGCCGCGCAGGGGAGGTCGCAGTTCCAGCAGGAGGTGGAGGTGCTGAGCTGCATCCGGCACCCCAACATGGTGCTCCTCCTCGGCGCGTGCCCGGAGTACGGCTGCCTGGTGTACGAGTACATGGCGAACGGCAGCCTCGACGACTGCCTCTTCCGGCGCGGCGGCGCCACCGGCGGGCCGGTCATCCCGTGGCAGCACCGGTTCCGCATCTGCGCCGAGATCGCCACGGGGCTCCTCTTCCTGCACCAGAAGAAGCCGGAGCCGCTGGTGCACCGCGACCTCAAGCCCGGCAACATCCTCCTGGACCGCAACTACGTGAGCAAGATCAGCGACGTCGGGCTGGCGCGGCTGGTGCCGCCGACCGTCGCCGACACCGTGACGCAGTACCGGATGACGTCGACGGCGGGGACCTTCTGCTACATCGACCCGGAGTACCAGCAGACCGGGATGCTGGGGGTCAAGTCGGACGTGTACTCGCTGGGCGTGATGCTGCTGCAGATCATCACGGCGAAGCCGCCCATGGGGCTGACGCACCACATCGGGCGCGCGCTGGAGCGCGGCACGCTCGGCGAGCTGCTCGACCCGGCCGTGCCGGACTGGCCGGTGGAGGAGGCGCAGTGCCTGGCGGAGATGGCGCTCCGCTGCTGCGAGCTGCGGCGGAAGGACCGGCCGGACCTCGGCAACGTGGTGCTCCCGGAGCTCAACCGCCTGCGCGCGCTCGGCGAGGACAACATGCAGTTCTGCGGCGGCGCCATCCGGGGCGGCCACGCCGGGGGCATGCACAGTTCGGCGTACCAGAGCAACGTCACAGCGTCACGCGCCGCC GAAGCGAACAACGATCCTTACCCGATGAAGTCGGTGTTCAGCAGAGCGAGCGAAGCGGCCATGCCTCCGAGAAGAACCAACGTCTGA